Genomic segment of Thermococcus sp.:
AGGTTATAACTGAGAACGGCCTCTCGGAGACGGAACGGCCCATCCTTATCTCGTAGCCCTCAACGACCATTCCCTTAGCTCTCTCCCAGAGGACTTCAGCCTTCAGATGGTTCGTCCGCTTTTCCCTCGTGAAGACGGTTTTCGCTGGAAGGAGTCCGATACCCTTAACCCTTCCGCGCTTCGATTCGACCTTGTCTATAATCTCCTCCCCAAGCATCTGGAAACCGCCACATATTCCGACGACGAAAGCCCCTTCGCGGTGGGCCTGAATTATAGCCTCCTCAATGCCATTCTCGCGCATCCAGAGTAAATCTTCAACCGTGTTCTTGCTCCCGGGAATTATGATGACGTCGCCCTTTATTTCCTCGGCTCTGGTAACGTAGTCAACGCCGTTGGCCCAGTGGAGCGGTTCAAAATCGGTGAAGTTGCTTATGTGAGGGAGCTTAACTATCTGGATGTGAAGCTTGCCCTTAACCTTCGGGAACTGAGTTAAGGAGTCTTCCTCTGGTAGGTGGTGCTCAACGTAGGGGATAACTCCAAGGGTCGGCTTCCCGTAGCGCTTCTCAAGGTACTCAAAGCCCGGCTTTAGGAGGGACGCATCACCGCGGAACTTGTTGAAGACGAAGCCCATCACAAGTTCCCGCTCTTCTTTGCTCAGAAGCTCCATCGTGCCGACTATCGAGGCGAAACTACCCCCTCTATCAATATCAGTAACGAGGATAACCCTCGCGTTGGCGTGTTTTGCCACTCGCATGTTGGCTATGTCGTAGTCCTTCAGGTTTATCTCCACTGGACTGCCGGCGCCTTCGATTAGAACGAGGTCGTGCTTCTCCTTCAGCTCGTCGAGGACCCTCATTGCCTTTCGGAAAAACTCTTCCTTCCGCGAGAGCATGTAGTCTCTGGCTGAGACACTACCTATGGGTTTTCCCATGAAGACGACTTGGCTCCTCATGTTTCCTTCGGGCTTGAGAAGGATTGGGTTAAACTTCACGCTCGGCTTCTTTCTGCAGGCTATCGCCTGAAGGTACTGGGCGCGGCTTATCTCACCACCTTCGATGCTCGGCGCCGAATTGAGGCTCATGTTCTGGCTCTTGAAGGGAACGACGTCGTAGCCGAGGTTAGAGAAAATCCTGCATAATGCAGTGACAAGGAGAGACTTACCTGCCCCAGATGATGTCCCCTGAACCATCAAGGCCTTTCCCATTTTCCCACCAAGGAACATTGGCCGAAGGCCATATAAACCCTTGGATAAAACCTCCAGCGGTGGTCGAAGTGGAGAGCCTTTTCCTTCTCGTCTTGGGAAACACCGAGATAAGCACAGTCCCG
This window contains:
- a CDS encoding cobyric acid synthase — encoded protein: MGKALMVQGTSSGAGKSLLVTALCRIFSNLGYDVVPFKSQNMSLNSAPSIEGGEISRAQYLQAIACRKKPSVKFNPILLKPEGNMRSQVVFMGKPIGSVSARDYMLSRKEEFFRKAMRVLDELKEKHDLVLIEGAGSPVEINLKDYDIANMRVAKHANARVILVTDIDRGGSFASIVGTMELLSKEERELVMGFVFNKFRGDASLLKPGFEYLEKRYGKPTLGVIPYVEHHLPEEDSLTQFPKVKGKLHIQIVKLPHISNFTDFEPLHWANGVDYVTRAEEIKGDVIIIPGSKNTVEDLLWMRENGIEEAIIQAHREGAFVVGICGGFQMLGEEIIDKVESKRGRVKGIGLLPAKTVFTREKRTNHLKAEVLWERAKGMVVEGYEIRMGRSVSERPFSVIT